The Bradyrhizobium barranii subsp. barranii genome segment GCGCGAGGTCACTGATGCATTCGGCGAGAAACTCGATGCCATGCCACTGCCCGAATGTTCCGATGAACCCGGCGACCAGCGCATCTTTCGGGATGCCATGCTGCCGCTTCAGATCGGCGAGATCGTCCGTCGAGAATCTCGTGGAATCAAAAGCGGCCGGATCGACACAGTTGGGATAGACGAGAATCCGGCTATCGGGAATTCCTCTCCGCTTCAGCTCATCCCCCAACTCGTCCGAAACGGTGACGATCAAATCCGCAGCCTCCAGCGCGACTGCTTCTGCTTTCTCTGCGGCCCCGTGCAGGCGGAGCCGCGTTCCCCAATTCGCGGACGCCCAGGCCTCGGATCCGTTGAATTCGACGACGACCGGCACGTTCAAGCGGCGCCCCAGATGAGGCCCGGTAAAATCGTGCAGAGAAAATCGTTGATAGATGAACGACCATGGATTGGAGCTGTGCAGCGGAACGATTCTTTTCTCGATCGCCTCCGCATACGGATAGAAATTCAGCTCTGCCGGCATCGCAAGCAGCCCATCGGGCTGCAACTTCAGCCAGCGCGCGCCTGCGCGATCCGTGGGCAGCGACTTGAGACTTGCGTAGTCCACCTCGAAGGCGTTGTCGAGAAATCCCCCGATGACGCCCGCCGTGTGACCGACCGAGCCGCCGACGGCCGCGCCAAGCGAGATGTTGGCATCGAGATAGAGAATGCGCGCGCCGCCGCTGGGTGGGACCCGACGGGGCATCGGCAACCGTCTCATCGCCTCTCCCTCGCGCAAACGGCGGACAAGAGCACGGCGGGACGATAGGGTATCGACGCCGAGCTGCAGCAAGTTCTGCAGCCCGCCAAGCCGCCCGAGAGCCTCGACCCGCAAATCGGGCCAGACAACCGCAAGTGAGCCGACCCGGGTCAATGCAGCCGCGATCGAGAGCGGTGCAATCAGCGCCGTGGAAACCTCGCTTTCCAGCGCGATGACCAGCTTATCGGCACGGAGACTGCGCAACTGCCGAAGCGCCGCGACGGGCGACAATTTGCGCAGGTTCGCCGCGTCATAGTAGCTGTCCACCGGTCCGCAGACCTCCGTGATTCGATCGGCAAACGATCTCGTCACGGGATGGAAGCTCATGACGATCAGCTTGGGTCTTGTGGAAAGGTCAGGACTCATTAGTTTCGCGGACGGGTTGGACATCTGGGTCAGGCTATACTAGCAATAGAGCGTCAAGACCAGCGCCCAGGAGCCTCCCGCAAGGTTCGCGCGCCGCAGGCCCAAGCCATTCAGTTCCCGTCATTTTACCGGGACTCCGAAGACCCCGCCCCCCCCCCCGCTAAAGCCCCGCGAATACGGTCCACGTGCTTACCGTCCCCCTTGGTCGCCGAGACGCACTGTCTCGCGCCATCGCTGGTACTGGCGAAACGACACATCAAGCCATCGTGCGAACAGCCGGACGCCAGGCAATTGAGCTGCCCCGCCATTGCCTGGATATCGTGACGCACGTCGATGCCAGTGCACCAGGCCGTGCTGTTCGGCAGATCCTGACCGTGATCCCGACGGAGCCCGGTAACTTTGCGCGGCTGTTGACGAGGTCTTCAGCAAACCACCTCAACCGCCGCACGCGTTGAACTTCCCTAGCTGTCAGGATACGTTGCTCTGGGGTTGTTGAAGTGAGATCGGGAGTAATGGCCGAGTCCGTCAATTCAGTGCATCGCGGGCTTGCCGGCCTGTTCGATCGAGACCAAAAGCGTCCGCTACTGCTCGGGCTTCTGATCTGTCTTCATATCGTAATCTGCGACGCCTCACTTCGCATATCATTTCCGTTCTATCGATCGGAATATGTGATGTACGACCCGGCGGGACTTACAAACGCGATAGCGGCGACAGCGATCTTCTGCCTCATTGCTCCGCTCTTCGTTTTTACCCGCTTCAGCTTCGGTTATCTCTGCGGATTCTACCTGTTCACCATGGTGGCCGGCTTTCTCTGGCTGAACTCGTTCTCGAAGCTTCAGTACGACCATGTCGCCGCAGGTATCTCCGCGGGCTTGTCTTGCCTGACCTTCCTGCTGCCTGCCCTTCTCATCACCCCCCGGATCGGCCGCCCTTTCGAGATCTCGGAGCGAAGCTTCGAACGCATCCTCCACGTCATCGTCGCGTTCTGTCTCGCAACGTCGATAGCAGCGGCCACATACGGCTTCCGCGTCGTCGCGATCAACGACATCTACCAATATCGCGCCGAGCTGCAGTTTCCGACTGCGCTGAACTACGCCATCGCATCGACCATGACCGTACTGATCCCGTTCGCCTATGCGTGCTTCGCCCTGCGGCATCGATACTGGATGGCAGCGGCGATGCTCGCCATCGCGATCTCATTTTATCCGAGCACGTTCACCAAGATCGCGCTGTTCACGCCGGCTTGGCTGCTTTGCATGACGCTGCTTTCGATATTCCTCGGACGGATCGCAACGATCCTGTCCCTGTTTCTGCCGGTTCTCGCCGGCGTGCTTCTCATCATCACAATCGGCGAGCCGATGAGGCGCTATTTCGGCATCGTCAATGCCAGAATGCTGAGCGTTCCGTCGGTAGCAATGGATGTCTACAACGAGTACTTCGCCCAGCACGAGCTGACCCATTTTTGTCAGATCTGGCTCCTGAAGCCCTTCGTTAGCTGTGCACTGAAACAGCAAATCTCCGTCGAGATGAACAGCACCTACCCGCTGGGTTTCCTCAATGCTTCCTTGTTCGCCACGGAGGGCATCGCATCCGTCGGCCTTTGGGCAGCTCCCCTGGTGACATTCGCCTGCGGGCTGGTCATTGGTTTCGGCAACCGGCTATCGGCAGGCCTGTCGGAACGCTTCATCCTCATATCCGCGGCCATCGTGCCACAGGTCATCACAAACGTCCCATTCTCGACGCTGATACTGACCCACGGCCTCTGGCTTCTGTTCCTGCTCTGGTACTTGACCCCGCGAACGCTGTTCGGCGGTCCTGCCGAACCTTGAGGCCCGGTCGCGCCCAAGCTCGATTCGCCATGGCGAAATCGTTGAAGCGGGACGAACCTTCGTAGCAGTCTAGGCCCGCCGGCTGGCCGGCTCGAACCTGCCGGCTCTTGCCAGGGTGAGAAGAATCTCAACCATGACGCCAAACAGCAAGACAAGAAAAATCTTCACCGGAAAAAGATATAGTTCGGCGTAATGAAAAAGAGCCGCCTGCCCGAGAAAAGTGGCAACAAACACGGCACTCACGCTGAATACCGCATCGTAGGAAGACCAGCCTGCAGAGTAGCGCACAAGTGAAAGCCGCGCCCAGGCGAAAACGCCAGAAACGACGATGAGAAGGTAGATCATATTGTAGGTGGTGAGCGCCTTCATCACCTTCTTCAGATAGATCGTGATCACTTCGATCGGATGGTGAAGGACAATCTCGAAATACTTCCGCTTCAGTATCGAATAATATTCAGCCGACAGATACAGCGTGCCGGGGCTGACCTCCTTGACGGCCCGGACACCGTCGTCATCGTTCCACACGATTCCGAACGGGTTCTCGACGACACCCAGACCGATATACAGATTGTGCCACGCCCCGTGCTGCTCCATCCGGGTGGACGGCGCGATATCGAAGACGGCATCGCGAGCGCGAAGGATGGAGTACGGCGTCAAGATCGTCAGAACGGTTGTGACGACAACGACGAGATGGGCCAGCCCCACATGCCGCATCTTCATGAGTGAACAAAAATAACTGACGCCAAGGGCGAGAAGAGCGGCCACAACCCCCATAAGCCCGATCGCCTCGCGGAAAACCATTCCGACAGCCAGACCAAGCAGACCGGCGAACATCCATAGCCACCAGCTGGTGCGCGATGGGCCGGTGGATGGAATTCCGAGAATCGCCAACGGCAGCAATGCCACCAGACAGGCGACACCCAGGTGGCCTGGATGTGGCCCAAGCGAATGATGCTTGTTGGCGATCACGGCCCCGACGGTCAGGACGAGAAACGACAGAAACGGCAACCGCAGACGAAAAAGCAGACCCGCCAGACTTACAAGTCCGACATAGTTCAGGATCGTATTCACTCTCGAGACGTCGTTTTCGGTTACGACCGTACCGCTGAGGGCAGCATAGAGATCCAGAACCAGAGGCGGTCCTGGATCATCCCCCGCCGAGAGGTCCGCGATAGGCAAGAGACGTTCCCCCTGACAAATGGCTAGGATGGCCTTCGTTGTTCGCGCACAATCGGCGCTTTTCACCCATATGGCGGCAGAGGACCAGGAATGCTCGAGCTTGCCAGCCTTGTTCAGGGAAAGAAGGAAGGCCGGAACGAAAAAAAGCATCAGAGCCGCCAGGAGCAGCGTGACCGGAATCGGCCGGCGGTCCAGTCGTGCAATGAGCTCGCGCAACGGTTCAGCCCCCTTTCAAGATACACTATTGATGACTGGCGCCGCACTGCGGCTCGCGGCTGCTTTGACGATAGACGTAGGCGATCGCGCCTCCGGCGCTGCCTTCCGCAATATACTGATTATCGATTCTCGGCCCGGGCACGATCTCGCGCGGTGGTCGCGTTCGTACCCGCAGTGCAGGACGTTCGAAGACCTTGCATCGTGCAGGTGACGAGAGATACCCCCGATAGCGTTCGATGATCGGACCGACACTTTGCGCGAGCTCTGCCTGACGCACCCTACGATTGTCGCTCGCCGGATACCATGCATCGCGAAAGCTGAACAGGTAGCTGAGATTTGGTCCGGCCCGCTGCTGGATCTCTGCGCTCAGCAACTGCTCTGCCGTCTCGGGATTCACGTCCGTCCGGAACCAGTGCTCGAACAGCTCATTCTCGTAGTGGCTGGGATCGGCGCTCCTGGCCTCCGGCTCCATGTTCGGAATGAAGCTCATGGCAACCCGGTAGAAAGTCAGAACGACATCGTAGCGATTGTTCGTTCTGACCTGCAGCATCGGCGCAATACCCGCGTCATCCAATACCAGGCTCGCCCGGCTCGCCGTATCGGTGTCGACAGCCTGCAACGCCCGGACGATGGCGATGGACTCCATGTTGTAGGCCCGCCAGGTCGAGAACGCGGTCCGCTCCGCCCGCACGACGACGAGAACAATGAGAGCCGAACATATCCACAGCACCGGTGCAGGAAGCGACAGCCGCCTGGTGTAAGACGGCGCGATGACGGAAAGGGCAGCGACAACGCCGAACAGGAGTACCGGATAGCTGACCGTGCGCTCCCAATCCCGAGCGCTGAACATCACGCCGGTTACGATCTGCTGATTGCTCAACACCAGGGGGATGGCCAGACAACCCAAGGTCAGAAAAGCCAGCGGCTCCCTGCATCCTCGCAAGATCATCCAGAAGCCAAAGGCGGCGCTGAAGACGAGGCTGCCTATAACCGCAGGCGTTATGATCGGCAAACGCGTCGGGTAGGTAAGGCCGGCGAGCATGCCCGACGTTGTCTGACCGCCATTGTGATCCCAATAGACCGCACTGAGCGACACCAGTGCCGCTCCGAGCAAACCGGCTGCAATCGGGATGGCCGAGATCTGCCTGAAATATCCCTGCACTAGCAGGAATCCGGCGGCGATAGTCGCCACCGGCAGCGTCACGAACGTGTACCCGATCGGAAGCAGCGACAAGGTTATGACCGCGGCCACAAGAGCTGCCCGTTCTCGGAGTCCGGTGACGACGGCGAAACGCGCGAGAAGCCCGAGGCTCAGGAACATGAGCACAAAGCTGACCTGCGGCTCCGGCGTCCTGAGGATTGCGAGAAAGCTCGTCTCATAGGACGGGACAAGCCTGGGGTGCACCAACCCCACGATCTGGGAAAACCGCGAGATATTGAACTGGCCCGACGTCCAGAGAATCAGATTGCCCAGCGAAAACATGTCATTCGCAAAAACGAGCAGCAGTGCCGCCAGCACCCTCGCGGAGCGGCTCGACACGACCTGACTGACGGCGAAATAGGCGGCGCAGCTCGCCAGGAACGGAAACACAAAATCCGATGCAGCCAGCGTCGCGTCCAGCGAGGATCCGCAGATGCGATAAATGGCGCTGAGCGCAAAGCCGGACAGCGCGCGCGTCGACCTCAACGTTCCCAGCAACCAGCTCAGAACGTAGGTGTCCTCATCATAGGCACCGTGAAAGTACCGAAACTCGCCAATCTCGCTGGCGAATTGCAGGTGCGGCCAAAGCCCCAGGAGTCCGACGAAGGTCGCGACCAGGCCGGCTGCCAACAAGTCAGCTCGCGACAAAGCGCAAGGCAATGGACGGTTCTTTGTCACGTCGACTTCCAATTGAAGGCAAGAACGTCGGAGGCGAATGCGGACGATCGCTCAGTTCGCCCCTTCTGCAGTGATTGCCTCGTGCATGGGCCCTTTCACCGAACTTAGCACATTCGCATCCATAAATCGCAAGCCGTGGGGCGAAGAACCGGTCAGCTGCCGGCCGCGAGCGCCCGTTTCAGGTCCTCCTGCACCGCAAGCAAGCCCGAGACGTCCCACCCCGGTAACGCTGCGTCCGTCGCCCCCGTCACCTGAGACAGGAACGCTCCAAGCTCCAGTCGCAAAGTGCTGGCCATCACCGACATACGCGGATCAAGCGCGTGCGGCTGGCCGTTGATCGTCATCAGCCCATGGGCGCCGCTAAAGTCGACCGACGCGTGACCGGATTTGGTCCGGATCTCCAGCAGCCGTCGACGCGCTGTCGCTCTGGTGTCACAGCGAAATTCGTGGCGCCCTCCCTGGTCGTCGCGGAATTCGATATGTCCCCGACAGCCATCCGGACTTTCCTGCGCTGCGCCAATCCGAAGGCCGGCCTTCGGGGCAAAGACCCGGAAGATCGAAAGGGCATGAGGCATCAAGTCGTACAGCAACCCCGTCTCCTCGTGCCGGGCCTTCGTCGCGCCATGTC includes the following:
- a CDS encoding glycosyltransferase — translated: MSPDLSTRPKLIVMSFHPVTRSFADRITEVCGPVDSYYDAANLRKLSPVAALRQLRSLRADKLVIALESEVSTALIAPLSIAAALTRVGSLAVVWPDLRVEALGRLGGLQNLLQLGVDTLSSRRALVRRLREGEAMRRLPMPRRVPPSGGARILYLDANISLGAAVGGSVGHTAGVIGGFLDNAFEVDYASLKSLPTDRAGARWLKLQPDGLLAMPAELNFYPYAEAIEKRIVPLHSSNPWSFIYQRFSLHDFTGPHLGRRLNVPVVVEFNGSEAWASANWGTRLRLHGAAEKAEAVALEAADLIVTVSDELGDELKRRGIPDSRILVYPNCVDPAAFDSTRFSTDDLADLKRQHGIPKDALVAGFIGTFGQWHGIEFLAECISDLARNDAAWLERSKLHFMLVGDGLKMPEVRRLVGPPEITRFVTLTGLVAQSEAPRYLACADLLLSPHVPNADGSGFFGSPTKLFEYMAMEKAIVASALGQIEDVIAGRGATRLGALPPGAGAPCGFLYEPGNAQAFKDTLRRVVDDMPAAAGVAKAARAEVLNRYTWKRHVDAILAAMARNGLLVRRPDRDAA